A single window of Anaerocolumna chitinilytica DNA harbors:
- a CDS encoding flagellar export chaperone FliS, with amino-acid sequence MEKELARTFATRITQASRTELVVIMYEVLISDITAAKEHFQAGETEKGRNDIKHGQKFLNELMSSLDYQYEISLNLMSLYIFVNKLLTEAYYQVEVKSLDDAEEVIKTLMEGFSKIAPQDKTGPVMINTGQIYAGLTYGRGTLNETYIDPNQANRGFMA; translated from the coding sequence ATGGAGAAAGAATTGGCAAGGACATTTGCCACCAGGATTACACAGGCATCAAGAACGGAATTGGTAGTAATTATGTATGAAGTACTGATATCAGATATTACAGCAGCCAAAGAGCACTTTCAGGCAGGGGAGACTGAGAAGGGCAGGAATGATATAAAACATGGACAAAAGTTCTTAAATGAACTCATGAGCTCCCTTGATTATCAGTATGAGATATCCTTAAACCTCATGAGCCTCTATATCTTTGTAAACAAACTCCTGACAGAGGCCTATTACCAGGTTGAAGTAAAGTCACTGGACGATGCAGAGGAAGTAATAAAGACGCTGATGGAGGGATTTTCAAAAATTGCTCCTCAGGATAAGACTGGGCCGGTTATGATAAATACCGGGCAGATCTATGCCGGATTGACCTATGGCAGAGGTACATTAAATGAAACCTACATTGACCCGAATCAAGCGAACAGAGGGTTTATGGCGTAG
- a CDS encoding LacI family DNA-binding transcriptional regulator: MATIKDIANKLGIAVSTVSKGLNGASDISDDMRQLVLDTAVEMGYASKKMKTTTTRKVCIFIENMDYENIDQFGYDIIVGFKLSAARRRWEVTVVPSSLTLQTEEKYDTYMLKNGYSGAFFLGFTLHDDWVMQLNKTTVPTVLLDNYIERNNHVGYVGTDSEEGIDLAVDHLKELGHTKIAFLNGSKNSMVSDQRYSAFVNSMNKHGLPLDENLIEFGYYVPDCAKYHVPSFLKNGATAIICASDLIATGVMAEVVKHGLKVPGDISVIGFDDLPIASQLSPPLTTIRQDRIDLGKSAFLLLDGLIHNVSISKLLQRAKFIKRQSTAPCKNRPANKSTVK; the protein is encoded by the coding sequence ATGGCAACAATTAAAGACATCGCCAACAAACTTGGGATAGCAGTCAGTACCGTTTCAAAAGGTTTGAACGGAGCTAGTGATATCAGTGATGATATGCGCCAGCTCGTATTAGATACCGCAGTTGAGATGGGCTATGCCTCCAAGAAAATGAAGACGACTACAACCCGTAAAGTATGTATATTTATTGAAAATATGGATTACGAGAATATTGACCAGTTTGGATACGATATTATCGTAGGCTTTAAGTTGTCCGCTGCCAGACGTCGCTGGGAAGTTACCGTTGTTCCTTCAAGTCTGACTCTCCAGACAGAAGAAAAGTATGACACTTATATGCTGAAAAATGGTTACAGCGGTGCTTTTTTCCTTGGTTTTACGTTACACGACGATTGGGTGATGCAATTAAATAAAACTACCGTTCCAACAGTACTTCTGGATAATTACATTGAAAGAAATAACCACGTTGGTTATGTAGGTACAGACAGTGAAGAGGGTATCGACCTTGCCGTCGACCACCTGAAAGAACTGGGTCATACAAAGATTGCTTTCCTTAATGGTTCCAAGAATTCCATGGTATCTGACCAGCGTTACAGTGCCTTTGTAAACAGTATGAATAAACACGGGCTTCCCCTCGATGAGAATCTCATAGAGTTTGGTTATTATGTTCCGGACTGTGCCAAATACCATGTTCCATCTTTCCTGAAAAATGGAGCCACTGCTATCATCTGCGCCAGTGACTTAATCGCCACCGGTGTCATGGCTGAGGTTGTGAAGCATGGGCTTAAAGTTCCTGGTGACATTAGTGTAATAGGTTTTGATGACCTGCCCATTGCCTCTCAACTCTCTCCCCCATTAACTACTATACGCCAGGACCGTATTGATCTTGGTAAAAGTGCTTTTCTGCTCCTGGATGGTCTGATACATAATGTCTCCATTAGTAAGCTGTTACAGCGGGCTAAGTTTATAAAACGCCAGTCAACCGCTCCCTGTAAGAACAGACCCGCTAATAAATCTACCGTAAAATAA
- a CDS encoding flagellin N-terminal helical domain-containing protein, which translates to MRINHNISALKANNQLVKTNKNLDKSLEKLSSGYRINRAADDAAGLAISQKMKTQIAGLEQASRNASDGISIIQTAEGALNEVNSMLGRMRELSVQASNGTNTIDDRKSIQAEIDQLSQEIQRISDTTEFNTKTLLDGSIDRQSFTNKTGVQLVSVSDTVASQNYNLTVTTAATKAGIAGTAYASPFADITSFTAGKININGNEVSIEAGDTFDEVYEKLRDLCDTANIDCTKSSGKLSLTTKEYGSDKSITFNCDNTALASALGLTPGSTSTGSDATATLGSGFTSTATISTKGNLVTVTDSNGFEMIYDTKNVTTGVVDDPATTTVNEAANNVPLTVMATVLDSGPMKLQIGANESQTMEVRLPKVDPETLGINMVNICTQEGAEAAITTFDNANNMVSAIRAKLGAYQNRLEHSISNLDTTSENMTEALSRIEDVDMAKEMATYTQLNVLAQAGTSMLAQANQRPQTVLTLLQS; encoded by the coding sequence ATGAGAATTAATCATAATATTTCTGCATTAAAGGCAAATAACCAGTTGGTTAAAACGAATAAAAATCTCGATAAGAGTCTGGAGAAGCTTTCCTCCGGATATCGTATCAATAGAGCGGCAGATGATGCGGCGGGACTTGCTATTTCACAGAAGATGAAGACCCAGATTGCAGGGCTTGAGCAGGCTTCCAGAAATGCTTCTGATGGCATTTCCATTATTCAGACAGCAGAAGGCGCTTTAAATGAAGTAAACTCTATGCTGGGGAGAATGAGAGAATTATCAGTACAGGCATCCAATGGAACAAATACCATAGATGACAGAAAATCCATACAGGCAGAAATAGATCAGTTAAGCCAGGAAATCCAAAGAATTTCTGATACCACGGAGTTTAATACAAAGACATTGTTGGATGGAAGTATTGACAGACAGTCATTTACAAATAAAACAGGTGTGCAATTGGTATCTGTCTCCGATACTGTAGCGAGCCAGAATTATAATCTAACGGTAACGACAGCAGCCACAAAGGCAGGTATAGCAGGTACTGCCTACGCCTCTCCTTTTGCGGATATTACTTCATTCACTGCAGGTAAGATTAATATCAATGGAAATGAAGTAAGTATAGAGGCGGGAGATACCTTTGATGAGGTTTATGAGAAGCTGAGAGACTTGTGTGATACTGCAAATATCGATTGCACAAAAAGCTCCGGAAAGCTTTCATTAACAACAAAAGAATATGGCTCAGATAAATCCATAACCTTTAATTGTGACAATACAGCTTTGGCAAGCGCTCTCGGATTGACACCGGGCAGCACCAGTACAGGTTCCGATGCGACAGCTACTCTCGGAAGCGGATTTACTTCAACCGCAACAATCTCCACCAAAGGTAATCTGGTTACTGTTACAGACAGCAATGGTTTTGAAATGATATATGACACCAAAAATGTTACTACAGGCGTTGTTGACGATCCTGCCACAACAACAGTTAATGAAGCAGCAAACAATGTTCCCCTTACCGTTATGGCTACTGTTCTTGATTCCGGTCCCATGAAGCTGCAAATTGGTGCGAATGAAAGCCAGACCATGGAGGTAAGACTTCCTAAAGTAGATCCTGAAACACTTGGTATCAATATGGTAAATATCTGTACCCAGGAGGGAGCAGAAGCAGCCATTACTACCTTTGATAATGCGAATAACATGGTTAGTGCTATCCGTGCTAAGCTTGGTGCATACCAGAATCGTTTGGAACACTCAATCTCTAATCTGGATACAACGTCCGAAAATATGACAGAGGCTCTTTCCCGTATCGAAGACGTGGATATGGCAAAAGAGATGGCAACCTATACTCAGTTAAATGTACTTGCCCAGGCAGGAACATCGATGCTTGCTCAGGCAAATCAAAGACCTCAGACAGTTTTGACACTGCTCCAGAGCTAA
- a CDS encoding DUF6240 domain-containing protein: MGISSIIDQNASPMVISQDKKAEGTKETKELREAQKGQQAGSGQQVAAAAAMGAVYTEGDKSGQVTEETGKENSEEDMVYKKDTQDSEKDVTKTAEQMSEEDYKALEEEGMSLKKFELERLDRMLARVKAQQEAAEEGLDDQKARLIESVQAEQNMSYDYSQNKELIDRLKDANIPITKANLSRVAAGEDKAEAVLAMSDQAKYYLIKNQLEPTLDNIYKAGYSSSQAVNQTAVNEAQWESVKPQAEKIIEDAGFTVNDNTLKSARWLFANNLGITENNLWACWDLEKIKADTTKEDITNKMVANLAKGNTASPSLSYLSEGQAAQAIKNIDTISDTAIRSAVANKGDTEIDALSIRDFYKEQKQLEEDSETGSRSGTDRTTMLSEASFDNNAEEIDIRTVTIRRRLEEIRLKMTTEASGELSKKGIHLETDSLQRVVEGLREVEDKYYRSLLQEGNVSESEDNVLLVKASLQKMEELKSAPAALLGSTLHTWQQETAESLTTAAADYKRTAATDSYEALMTKPRSDMGDSIAKAFHNSEGLLNDMGLDSTEANKRALRILGYNNMPITTENIDLVKLHDAQVNSVMKNFHPAVAVELIRKGVNPVDMPIEELNEQINAVKEENGITTEERFSKFLWKLEKNNEITEEEKKSFIGIYRLINTVEKSDGAALGAVMKADQDLTLKNLLTAVRTKKTGGIKADIDDDFGTLTQYTAKGESITEQINTAYTKETGVKSAHAKEILRELKENLTPEGLKALGDINQIENMPIELLNEKAAEQRQETDISYYSEKINEIKELAGKGKEADNLLKAEDIPVTLSNLLAAGDFLQAGNTTFHRLNALLKKHDYLSGSENKEGSATDITDTETEAAAKTEAAVETVATVETEAAAGTEDKKIQEGSKAEAEATGLDSALQDFSDKLIHNLDDPDKVKQIYADMENNVRDILKNLFDKGNLTSKDISELQRIGGGMQFITQMASKENYQIPLVTGEGITSLNVTLLKNTGDTGKLSVRVPSEKLGQLDLSLTVKNKEINAFVACEKREGLDALKKNEAALTEAFTSGDTKIKQINYGIGNPFRENSRYNTYKPKDEGETTDTRTLFKLAKTFILQIKKVEDEY; this comes from the coding sequence ATGGGTATCAGTTCGATCATTGATCAAAATGCTTCTCCTATGGTAATATCACAGGATAAGAAAGCAGAAGGAACAAAAGAAACCAAGGAGTTAAGAGAAGCTCAAAAGGGACAGCAAGCAGGGAGTGGGCAGCAGGTTGCTGCGGCGGCTGCGATGGGAGCTGTTTATACCGAAGGAGACAAAAGCGGTCAAGTTACAGAAGAGACGGGAAAAGAGAATTCTGAAGAAGATATGGTATATAAAAAAGATACCCAGGATTCCGAGAAAGATGTGACGAAGACTGCTGAACAGATGTCAGAAGAGGATTACAAGGCTCTGGAAGAGGAAGGAATGTCCTTAAAGAAATTTGAGCTGGAACGCCTGGATAGAATGCTGGCCAGAGTAAAGGCACAGCAGGAAGCGGCTGAAGAAGGTTTAGATGACCAGAAGGCCAGACTTATAGAAAGTGTTCAGGCAGAACAGAACATGTCCTATGACTATAGCCAGAATAAAGAGCTGATTGACAGATTAAAGGATGCTAATATCCCGATAACAAAGGCAAATCTTTCAAGAGTAGCTGCCGGTGAGGATAAGGCAGAGGCAGTTCTTGCCATGTCGGATCAGGCAAAATATTATTTAATAAAGAACCAATTAGAGCCCACACTGGATAATATCTATAAGGCCGGTTACAGCTCCTCTCAGGCGGTAAATCAGACGGCAGTAAATGAAGCTCAGTGGGAGAGTGTGAAGCCCCAGGCGGAAAAGATAATTGAAGACGCAGGATTCACGGTGAATGACAATACTTTGAAGAGTGCCAGGTGGCTATTTGCAAATAACCTTGGGATAACAGAAAATAATCTTTGGGCATGCTGGGATCTGGAAAAGATAAAAGCTGATACAACAAAAGAGGATATTACCAATAAAATGGTAGCGAACCTGGCAAAAGGTAATACTGCTTCTCCTTCCTTAAGCTATCTGAGCGAGGGACAGGCAGCACAGGCTATAAAAAATATAGATACCATCAGTGATACAGCGATTCGCTCTGCAGTTGCAAACAAGGGTGATACGGAGATAGATGCACTTTCTATCAGAGATTTCTATAAAGAACAAAAACAGCTTGAAGAAGACAGTGAGACAGGCAGCAGGTCTGGCACTGATAGAACAACCATGCTAAGCGAGGCTTCTTTCGATAACAATGCGGAAGAAATAGACATAAGAACAGTTACCATTCGAAGAAGGCTGGAAGAAATCCGGCTTAAGATGACAACGGAGGCAAGCGGAGAGCTATCAAAGAAAGGAATTCACCTTGAGACAGATTCTTTACAAAGAGTAGTCGAAGGGTTAAGGGAAGTAGAAGATAAGTATTACAGAAGTCTTTTACAGGAAGGCAATGTTAGTGAAAGCGAGGATAATGTCCTCCTTGTAAAAGCAAGCCTTCAGAAGATGGAGGAATTAAAGAGCGCTCCTGCAGCACTTTTGGGAAGCACTCTGCATACCTGGCAGCAGGAAACAGCAGAATCCCTTACCACGGCAGCCGCTGACTATAAGAGAACTGCAGCTACCGATAGTTATGAAGCACTTATGACAAAGCCCAGAAGCGATATGGGAGATTCCATAGCAAAAGCTTTTCACAATTCAGAGGGGCTTTTAAATGACATGGGCCTGGATTCCACGGAAGCGAATAAAAGAGCTCTTCGTATCTTGGGCTATAATAACATGCCGATAACAACAGAAAATATTGACCTGGTAAAACTTCATGACGCACAAGTCAATAGTGTAATGAAGAATTTTCATCCAGCAGTAGCGGTAGAACTTATTAGAAAAGGTGTTAATCCCGTTGATATGCCCATAGAAGAGTTGAACGAGCAGATAAATGCTGTAAAAGAAGAAAATGGGATAACAACCGAAGAGCGTTTCAGTAAATTCCTATGGAAGCTTGAAAAAAACAATGAAATCACTGAAGAAGAGAAAAAATCTTTTATTGGTATCTACAGATTAATAAATACTGTTGAAAAGTCTGATGGTGCAGCTCTTGGAGCAGTAATGAAAGCGGATCAGGACCTTACCTTAAAAAATCTCTTAACTGCGGTGAGAACCAAAAAGACCGGCGGTATAAAAGCAGACATTGACGATGATTTTGGAACTTTGACTCAATACACGGCTAAAGGTGAATCAATTACCGAGCAGATTAATACAGCGTATACAAAGGAAACAGGGGTAAAGTCTGCCCATGCAAAGGAAATCCTTCGTGAATTGAAAGAGAATCTTACACCGGAAGGTCTTAAAGCCCTGGGAGATATAAATCAGATTGAAAACATGCCAATTGAGCTGCTCAATGAGAAAGCAGCAGAGCAAAGGCAGGAGACAGATATCTCCTATTATAGTGAGAAAATAAATGAAATAAAAGAATTAGCTGGAAAGGGAAAGGAAGCGGATAATCTTCTAAAAGCAGAGGATATACCTGTTACTTTATCAAATCTGCTGGCAGCAGGTGACTTCCTTCAAGCCGGCAATACCACATTTCATAGATTAAATGCACTACTTAAGAAACATGATTACCTTTCCGGCTCAGAGAATAAGGAGGGGTCAGCCACTGATATAACAGATACTGAAACGGAAGCAGCAGCTAAAACAGAAGCAGCAGTTGAAACAGTAGCTACAGTTGAAACGGAAGCAGCAGCTGGAACGGAAGATAAGAAGATACAGGAAGGCAGTAAAGCTGAGGCAGAAGCAACTGGGTTGGATTCCGCTCTGCAGGATTTTTCAGATAAGCTTATACACAACCTGGATGATCCTGATAAGGTAAAGCAAATCTATGCCGACATGGAGAATAATGTACGGGATATCTTAAAGAATCTGTTTGATAAAGGAAATCTCACCTCAAAAGATATCAGTGAATTACAGCGAATAGGCGGAGGCATGCAGTTTATTACTCAGATGGCCTCGAAAGAGAATTATCAGATACCCCTTGTAACCGGTGAAGGCATCACCAGCTTAAATGTAACGCTCCTAAAAAATACTGGAGATACCGGAAAGCTGAGTGTGCGGGTTCCTTCTGAGAAGCTTGGGCAGTTAGATTTAAGCCTGACAGTGAAGAATAAAGAGATAAATGCATTTGTTGCCTGTGAAAAAAGAGAAGGACTGGATGCACTTAAGAAGAATGAGGCAGCTTTAACAGAAGCCTTTACAAGCGGGGATACAAAAATCAAACAAATCAATTACGGAATAGGTAATCCTTTTCGCGAAAACAGTCGATATAACACCTATAAGCCAAAAGATGAGGGAGAAACAACGGATACCAGAACGCTTTTTAAGCTTGCTAAGACATTTATTTTACAGATAAAAAAGGTTGAAGATGAATACTAA